The proteins below are encoded in one region of Vibrio sp. ED004:
- a CDS encoding HAD family hydrolase, with amino-acid sequence MKLDAILWDYDGTLVNSVPKNIAITKDIISVVAPHLSGDNLPKYLLSEALYHEANHGAKNWQALYVDYYGMSHDEMLVAGGMWAEHQEKNQTPVALFDGMEAVISQFAHLPHGICSQNSQLNIRGVLDSYGIGDLFKSVVGYDDVSNGNQKPHPFGGIKCVESIFGEAQNDELCLMYIGDHEADTQFARNIEAALGDKAKVIAVAAGYSRSEPENWQTKPDYIANNIDDLLTIIGKYA; translated from the coding sequence ATGAAGTTAGATGCCATCCTGTGGGATTACGATGGAACCTTAGTTAATTCCGTTCCAAAGAATATCGCAATAACCAAAGACATTATCTCAGTGGTTGCGCCACATTTGTCGGGAGATAATTTGCCGAAATATTTGTTGAGCGAGGCGCTTTATCACGAAGCCAATCACGGTGCTAAAAATTGGCAAGCCCTTTATGTCGATTACTACGGAATGTCACATGATGAAATGTTGGTCGCTGGTGGAATGTGGGCCGAGCATCAAGAGAAAAACCAGACACCTGTTGCACTGTTTGATGGCATGGAAGCAGTGATTAGCCAGTTCGCTCATCTTCCTCATGGTATTTGTTCTCAAAACTCTCAATTGAATATTCGTGGTGTACTCGACAGTTATGGCATTGGTGATTTGTTTAAATCGGTTGTCGGTTATGACGACGTATCAAATGGGAACCAAAAACCGCATCCATTCGGTGGTATCAAGTGTGTTGAAAGCATCTTTGGTGAAGCGCAAAACGATGAACTCTGTTTGATGTATATCGGCGATCATGAAGCGGACACACAGTTTGCACGCAATATCGAAGCTGCACTTGGCGATAAAGCAAAGGTTATTGCGGTAGCAGCGGGTTATAGCCGTTCTGAACCCGAAAACTGGCAAACCAAACCCGATTACATTGCTAATAATATCGATGATCTTTTAACGATCATTGGTAAATATGCTTAA
- a CDS encoding nuclear transport factor 2 family protein has translation MRTNDFAKAAEWLAEDFQGYWPQSSELTIGRNNFTAINSEYPANGVWKFELNSIVCEGDTVVTDVSVTDSVLNDRVITFHTVVDGLIQKQTEFWPDGFAAQAWRAKWVQIVSPESLK, from the coding sequence ATGCGCACCAACGACTTCGCCAAAGCGGCCGAATGGCTAGCGGAAGACTTTCAAGGTTATTGGCCCCAGTCGTCTGAATTGACGATAGGGCGTAATAACTTCACAGCTATCAATTCTGAATACCCAGCGAATGGTGTTTGGAAGTTTGAGCTGAACTCGATTGTTTGCGAAGGTGATACTGTAGTGACTGATGTATCAGTGACGGATAGTGTATTAAATGATCGCGTGATTACCTTTCACACGGTTGTTGATGGTTTAATCCAAAAGCAAACCGAGTTTTGGCCTGATGGCTTTGCTGCACAAGCGTGGCGTGCAAAGTGGGTTCAGATAGTGAGCCCTGAGTCACTCAAGTAA
- a CDS encoding cytochrome c, with amino-acid sequence MKNMNHLHLLAALGLIASMMTFSANSASLEDASHFANGKAKYQTLCIVCHGDKGLGDGPTAASLPHKPANIPNKLGQLFTTKNSLVDDILKGDIEEGMPAWQGVITRQDALDILTYIESIQ; translated from the coding sequence ATGAAAAATATGAACCATTTACACTTGTTAGCTGCCTTGGGTTTAATCGCTTCGATGATGACATTCAGCGCAAACTCAGCGTCACTTGAGGATGCAAGCCACTTTGCGAATGGCAAAGCCAAGTATCAGACGCTTTGTATAGTATGTCATGGTGATAAGGGATTAGGTGACGGACCGACTGCGGCCTCTTTACCACACAAGCCTGCCAACATTCCGAATAAACTTGGACAGCTATTCACGACTAAAAACTCGTTGGTTGATGACATTTTAAAGGGCGATATAGAAGAAGGAATGCCTGCATGGCAAGGCGTTATCACAAGGCAAGATGCACTCGACATTTTGACTTATATAGAGTCCATTCAATAG
- a CDS encoding Rho-binding antiterminator — protein sequence MISCNDYDYIEIVCMHRYPIKLTMKSGEQLTCAALDTKRNDAKEECIKVSVEGREELVVLTEISELEVCVDNPHFQHISFKKS from the coding sequence ATGATTAGTTGCAATGATTACGATTATATTGAGATTGTGTGTATGCACCGGTACCCAATCAAACTCACAATGAAATCTGGTGAGCAGTTGACGTGTGCCGCCTTAGATACAAAACGCAACGATGCAAAAGAAGAGTGCATTAAGGTCAGTGTGGAAGGTCGAGAAGAACTTGTCGTGTTAACTGAAATTTCAGAACTCGAAGTTTGTGTTGATAATCCTCACTTTCAACATATCTCCTTTAAAAAGTCATAG
- a CDS encoding GyrI-like domain-containing protein, producing MKVETIEAVKAYGFSVRTTNTDEVDSAKAKIGQLWQGFFDQAFPKLTPDSKVYGVYANYESDFTGEFDVIACTNALTDNNLDNLVEANIEAGKYLTFSAEGELPQAVIDLWGEVWAYFNAPDCPHTRTYTTDFEFYKGETAVEISIAIE from the coding sequence ATGAAAGTAGAAACGATTGAAGCCGTAAAGGCGTACGGTTTTTCTGTAAGAACCACTAACACTGATGAAGTGGACTCGGCAAAGGCAAAGATAGGCCAATTATGGCAAGGGTTTTTCGATCAAGCTTTTCCCAAGCTGACACCTGATTCAAAGGTATATGGCGTCTACGCCAACTACGAGTCAGACTTTACGGGTGAGTTTGATGTTATCGCGTGTACCAATGCGCTTACCGATAACAATTTAGATAACCTAGTCGAAGCCAATATCGAAGCAGGTAAGTACCTAACATTCTCAGCTGAAGGTGAACTACCACAAGCGGTTATCGATTTATGGGGAGAAGTGTGGGCTTATTTCAACGCTCCAGATTGTCCACATACGCGAACTTACACAACTGATTTCGAGTTTTACAAAGGTGAAACGGCAGTCGAGATTTCGATAGCGATTGAGTGA
- a CDS encoding ABC transporter ATP-binding protein/permease, with product MQNDVSSTLDSTQRTTQQTPEPKPEKKSLSILFELSKFIQPYKGRVIAALIALIFTASLTLSVGHGIRLLIDQGFSQQSLSDLGSAIQFIMVVVVLISIGTFFRFYLVSSVGERVSADIRLSVFNHVVTLHPSYFETNGSGDIMSRITTDTTLLQSIIGSSFSMAMRSALMCIGAIIMLFATNIKLTLIVLASVPFILIPILVYGRRVRALSRQSQDSMSDVGSYAGEAIEHIKTVQSYSREAQEKASFAVEVEKAYEIGRQRVKQRAILISGVIVIVFSAIAGMLWVGGSDVINGTMSAGDLAAFVFYAIMVASSLGTISEVMGELQRAAGATERLIEILQVESHIVAPVENPTSLDNVTPEVAFNDVAFCYPSRPDQPATSKLTLTAHAGKVLALVGPSGAGKTTLFELLQRFYDPQVGKVTLGGVELNQFDPNELRKQMALVPQQPALFSNDVFHNIRYGNPDATDEQVIEAAKKAHAHEFIQNLPDGYHSFLGERGVRLSGGQRQRIAIARAILKDPNILLLDEATSALDSESEHHVQQALEELMHGRTTIIIAHRLSTIKHADQIAVLDKGQLVDIGDHQSLINSCELYQRLVELQFKHLNT from the coding sequence ATGCAAAACGATGTCTCTTCTACGCTCGACTCAACTCAGCGAACGACCCAACAAACGCCAGAACCCAAACCTGAGAAAAAAAGCCTCAGTATTTTGTTTGAGCTGAGTAAATTCATTCAGCCTTATAAAGGTCGTGTTATTGCTGCGTTGATCGCGTTGATCTTCACTGCGAGCTTAACCCTTTCGGTCGGACACGGAATTCGTCTTCTTATCGACCAAGGCTTCAGCCAACAATCGTTATCAGACTTAGGCAGCGCGATTCAATTCATTATGGTGGTGGTCGTGTTGATCTCGATTGGCACCTTCTTTCGCTTCTATTTAGTCTCTTCTGTCGGGGAGCGCGTAAGTGCGGATATTCGACTGTCGGTTTTCAATCATGTCGTGACGCTGCATCCAAGTTACTTCGAGACCAATGGCAGTGGTGACATCATGTCGCGCATCACCACGGATACTACTCTGCTTCAAAGCATCATTGGTTCATCGTTCTCTATGGCAATGCGCAGCGCATTGATGTGTATTGGTGCAATCATCATGCTGTTTGCGACCAATATTAAGCTGACGCTGATTGTTTTGGCCTCGGTGCCGTTTATCTTGATTCCTATTCTTGTCTACGGGCGTCGTGTAAGAGCCCTCTCTCGCCAAAGCCAAGATTCGATGTCTGATGTCGGCTCTTATGCAGGTGAAGCGATTGAGCACATTAAAACCGTGCAAAGCTACAGCCGAGAAGCGCAAGAGAAAGCGTCATTCGCCGTAGAAGTAGAAAAGGCTTACGAGATTGGTCGCCAACGCGTTAAACAGCGTGCGATTCTTATCTCTGGTGTGATTGTTATCGTGTTTAGTGCGATTGCAGGCATGCTTTGGGTTGGCGGCAGTGACGTTATCAACGGCACTATGTCGGCGGGTGATCTGGCTGCATTTGTTTTCTATGCGATCATGGTCGCTTCGTCATTAGGTACGATTTCAGAAGTAATGGGCGAACTGCAACGCGCGGCAGGTGCGACAGAACGTTTGATCGAGATTCTACAAGTTGAAAGCCACATTGTTGCGCCTGTAGAAAACCCAACATCACTGGATAACGTAACACCAGAAGTTGCGTTTAATGATGTGGCCTTCTGTTACCCATCAAGACCGGACCAGCCCGCAACAAGCAAACTCACGCTAACGGCCCATGCAGGTAAAGTATTGGCATTGGTTGGCCCGTCTGGCGCAGGTAAAACCACCCTATTCGAACTTCTGCAACGTTTCTATGACCCACAAGTGGGTAAAGTGACACTAGGCGGTGTTGAACTGAATCAGTTTGATCCGAATGAACTAAGAAAGCAGATGGCGTTGGTTCCTCAGCAACCCGCTCTGTTCAGTAACGATGTGTTCCATAACATTCGCTATGGCAATCCAGATGCGACCGACGAACAAGTTATCGAAGCGGCTAAGAAAGCGCACGCACACGAGTTCATTCAAAATCTACCAGACGGTTATCATAGCTTTCTTGGTGAACGTGGTGTGAGGTTATCTGGCGGCCAACGTCAGCGTATTGCGATTGCTCGTGCCATCTTGAAAGACCCAAATATTCTGTTATTGGATGAAGCAACCAGTGCGCTAGACAGTGAAAGTGAGCATCATGTTCAGCAGGCATTGGAAGAATTAATGCACGGCAGAACGACGATCATTATCGCCCACCGTTTATCAACAATTAAACACGCCGACCAAATTGCGGTACTCGATAAAGGACAGCTGGTAGACATCGGCGACCACCAGTCGCTCATCAATAGCTGTGAATTGTACCAACGCTTAGTTGAGCTGCAATTCAAACACCTTAATACCTAA
- the artP gene encoding arginine ABC transporter ATP-binding protein ArtP: MSIQVKSINKSYGDTQVLHDISFDCESGETLVLLGPSGAGKSSLLRVLNLLEIADNGELDIANEQFDFSSQIQEKQGLKLRRKVGMVFQQYNLWPHMTVMENLIEAPTKVAGLDKQEAIKQAQEVLKTLQLADKADAWPLQLSGGQQQRVAIARALMMKPDVLLFDEPTAALDPEITNQVVSIIKELSGTGITQVVVTHEVDFAKKIASHVLYLEKGYIVEHGTSDSFINPQTPEFAEYLTH; encoded by the coding sequence ATGAGTATTCAAGTAAAGAGCATCAACAAATCATACGGTGATACCCAAGTTCTTCACGATATCAGTTTCGACTGTGAGAGTGGTGAAACTTTGGTATTGCTTGGCCCAAGCGGCGCGGGCAAGAGTTCATTACTGCGTGTATTGAACCTGCTAGAAATCGCGGACAACGGCGAATTAGACATTGCGAACGAGCAATTCGATTTTTCAAGCCAAATCCAAGAAAAGCAGGGGCTTAAACTTCGTCGTAAAGTCGGCATGGTGTTCCAGCAATACAACTTATGGCCACACATGACGGTAATGGAAAACTTGATTGAAGCACCAACCAAAGTTGCAGGCTTGGATAAGCAAGAAGCGATCAAGCAAGCTCAAGAAGTACTAAAGACACTTCAACTTGCCGACAAAGCAGACGCTTGGCCACTTCAATTGTCTGGCGGTCAACAACAGCGTGTTGCGATTGCACGTGCGTTGATGATGAAACCGGATGTGTTGTTGTTTGATGAACCAACAGCGGCGCTTGATCCTGAGATCACCAACCAAGTCGTGAGCATCATTAAAGAATTGAGCGGAACGGGCATTACCCAAGTGGTCGTGACGCACGAAGTCGATTTCGCGAAGAAGATTGCTAGCCACGTTCTGTACCTAGAGAAAGGGTACATCGTTGAACACGGCACCAGCGATTCATTTATTAATCCGCAGACTCCAGAGTTTGCTGAATATTTGACTCATTAA